From Cannabis sativa cultivar Pink pepper isolate KNU-18-1 chromosome 8, ASM2916894v1, whole genome shotgun sequence, a single genomic window includes:
- the LOC133030295 gene encoding uncharacterized protein LOC133030295 yields the protein MATTRSGSKSPSPAKKVSKKSKKAPAVTSKVEPKMGLKKIAKNLVADVPETSASKKRALPVKVDAPKTKRAKISKSARDVSSDSDFEDEVHGEDQKPKVESKVI from the exons ATGGCAACCACTAGAAGTGGTTCGAAATCACCATCTCCGGCGAAGAAAGTTTCTAAAAAATCGAAGAAGGCTCCAGCTGTTACTTCCAAAGTCGAACCTAAAATggggttaaaaaaaattgctaaaaattTAGTGGCTGATGTTCCAGAGACATCGGCCTCTAAGAAAAGAGCCCTTCCTGTTAAAGTAGATGCTCCTAAGACTAAGAGAGCAAAAATTTCCAAGTCTGCACGCGAT GTTTCCTCAGATTCCGATTTTGAGGATGAAGTGCATGGTGAGGACCAAAAGCCCAAAGTTGAATCAAAGGTAATTTAA